In one window of Dokdonia sp. PRO95 DNA:
- a CDS encoding SDR family NAD(P)-dependent oxidoreductase, protein MSNKGKVAIITGATGGIGFAVAKRLGNDGYTVIINGIQDEEGAKRLEELKAEGITAEYYGFDVTNDEAVTENIKKIGEKYGKIDVLVNNAGGLGGRSRFEEMTTEFYRFVMALNLDSVFFASRAAIPFLKKGDHPTIINYTSNAGWNAGGPGAGIYGTSKAGVHTITRALAKDLAEYGIRVNAVSPGTIDTPFHKQIKETKPEVFASWANNIMLGRLGQPDDVAGVVSFLASKDAAFLTAETIQVGGGQALGI, encoded by the coding sequence ATGAGTAATAAAGGAAAAGTAGCTATTATAACTGGTGCCACAGGAGGAATAGGATTTGCGGTAGCAAAACGATTAGGTAACGATGGATATACCGTTATAATAAACGGAATTCAAGATGAAGAAGGTGCAAAAAGACTTGAGGAGCTTAAGGCAGAAGGTATTACTGCCGAGTATTATGGCTTTGACGTAACTAATGATGAAGCGGTAACAGAAAACATTAAAAAAATAGGGGAGAAGTACGGTAAGATTGATGTGCTAGTAAACAACGCTGGTGGACTAGGTGGTCGTTCAAGATTTGAAGAGATGACTACAGAGTTTTACAGATTTGTAATGGCGCTTAACTTAGACTCCGTATTCTTTGCTTCTAGAGCAGCAATACCATTCCTTAAAAAAGGAGATCACCCTACAATTATTAATTATACTTCTAACGCTGGGTGGAATGCAGGTGGACCAGGAGCAGGTATTTATGGTACTTCAAAAGCTGGAGTGCATACAATCACGAGAGCACTAGCAAAGGATCTTGCAGAATATGGTATCCGTGTGAATGCAGTATCACCAGGAACTATTGATACACCTTTCCACAAGCAAATTAAGGAGACTAAGCCAGAAGTATTTGCTTCATGGGCAAATAATATCATGTTAGGTCGTCTTGGTCAGCCAGATGATGTAGCAGGTGTAGTATCATTCCTTGCGAGTAAAGATGCAGCCTTCTTAACTGCCGAAACAATTCAAGTAGGTGGTGGTCAAGCATTAGGTATTTAA
- a CDS encoding MFS transporter translates to MKLKGLRWWVVGLIALATVINYIDRQALVVLWPSIAEDLYPDKTTTERKEIYALISVVFMFSYAFGQSIFGKIFDKVGTRFGFVLSIGFWSIATALHALANGVLSFSIFRSILGISEAGNWPGAAKGNAEWFPATERAFAQGLFNSGAAIGGIVAIPTIAFLTVYFSWQMIFVIIGLIGLLWLVPWLILVKAPPKSHPWLTELEKQHILKGQKIKEETEEDEKLTEYNPGVGELLSKKQSWGVIIASAAIDPIWWLFVFWIPIYLSEVYGMDVKAIGIYGWVPYVGAMFGAWFGGLLAQNRLKSGWNINKTRKMVITLGCVIMLPALLALSNPGSPIAAVLIMAVVLFGFQTAIGNVQTLPSDLYGKKTVGTLSGFAGTAAKLTGAGLVALVPVLTEGGNYTPAFAIGAALAFIVIASVWILIPKIELLKSNR, encoded by the coding sequence ATGAAACTTAAAGGACTAAGATGGTGGGTTGTAGGACTTATAGCGCTGGCAACTGTTATTAATTATATAGACCGTCAAGCTCTCGTTGTTTTATGGCCTAGTATAGCAGAAGATTTATATCCAGATAAGACCACTACCGAAAGAAAGGAGATCTACGCTTTAATATCGGTGGTTTTTATGTTTTCATATGCTTTTGGACAATCCATCTTTGGTAAAATTTTCGATAAGGTAGGGACTAGGTTTGGATTTGTATTATCAATAGGGTTTTGGTCTATCGCTACAGCGCTACATGCGCTAGCAAATGGAGTATTGAGTTTCTCAATCTTTAGATCAATCTTAGGGATTTCTGAAGCAGGAAACTGGCCAGGAGCGGCCAAAGGAAATGCAGAGTGGTTTCCAGCCACAGAGAGAGCATTTGCACAAGGATTGTTTAATTCTGGCGCAGCTATAGGTGGTATCGTTGCAATTCCAACCATTGCTTTTTTGACTGTTTATTTTAGCTGGCAAATGATATTTGTAATCATAGGTCTTATAGGATTGTTATGGTTAGTTCCTTGGTTAATTTTAGTAAAAGCACCGCCTAAAAGTCACCCGTGGCTAACAGAATTAGAAAAGCAACATATTCTAAAGGGGCAAAAAATAAAAGAAGAAACAGAGGAAGATGAAAAACTTACGGAGTATAACCCTGGGGTAGGAGAGTTGCTTTCTAAAAAGCAAAGTTGGGGTGTGATTATAGCCTCTGCAGCGATAGATCCTATATGGTGGCTGTTTGTTTTTTGGATCCCTATATACCTTTCAGAAGTGTATGGTATGGATGTAAAAGCGATAGGTATCTATGGTTGGGTTCCTTATGTAGGAGCTATGTTTGGAGCTTGGTTTGGTGGTTTATTAGCACAAAATAGATTAAAATCAGGATGGAATATTAACAAGACTCGTAAGATGGTAATAACACTAGGATGTGTCATTATGTTACCTGCGCTTCTTGCCTTATCAAATCCAGGATCGCCTATAGCAGCTGTTTTAATAATGGCAGTAGTGCTATTTGGGTTCCAAACGGCGATAGGAAATGTACAAACATTACCAAGTGATTTGTATGGTAAAAAGACAGTAGGTACGCTATCAGGCTTTGCTGGAACAGCAGCAAAACTTACAGGAGCAGGACTCGTAGCATTAGTACCAGTATTAACTGAAGGTGGTAATTATACACCAGCATTTGCAATAGGGGCGGCATTAGCATTTATTGTAATTGCGAGTGTGTGGATATTAATCCCAAAAATTGAACTTCTTAAATCAAATAGATAA
- a CDS encoding FadR/GntR family transcriptional regulator — MKLETRTKTIENKDAGRAIIGQIRDIINLKNLEPGDKLPSERMLSERFEVTRSSVREAIQKLEFYGILKSIPQSGTFVANIGVIALNGMIDDILKLEDPDFKSLVETRILLELKTARLAALRRTDSDLKKMRQALDAYTEKVINGKDAVQEDLLFHLAIAKASGNSTMNNFMLIITPEIITNFEKYHVCDSGMSQSAIEEHEKIYLAIEQQKPQEAKAMMKKHFKALYQYCYNI, encoded by the coding sequence ATGAAACTGGAGACACGTACAAAGACAATTGAAAATAAAGATGCGGGAAGGGCAATCATAGGTCAAATTAGGGATATTATTAATCTCAAAAATTTGGAGCCAGGTGATAAGCTACCTTCAGAGCGTATGTTATCTGAGCGTTTTGAAGTGACTCGTAGTAGTGTGAGAGAGGCTATTCAAAAATTAGAGTTTTATGGAATTCTAAAGTCTATACCACAAAGTGGAACTTTTGTTGCAAACATTGGGGTCATTGCTCTTAATGGGATGATAGATGATATCCTTAAGCTAGAAGATCCAGATTTTAAATCACTGGTTGAAACACGTATTCTCTTAGAGCTTAAAACTGCTAGACTCGCTGCATTGAGACGCACAGATAGTGATCTCAAAAAAATGCGACAAGCGCTAGATGCTTACACAGAAAAAGTAATCAATGGTAAAGATGCGGTGCAAGAAGATTTACTCTTTCACCTAGCCATTGCAAAAGCATCAGGTAATAGTACCATGAATAATTTCATGCTCATTATAACTCCAGAAATAATCACAAATTTTGAAAAGTATCATGTTTGTGACTCTGGAATGTCACAATCAGCTATAGAAGAGCACGAGAAAATATACCTCGCAATAGAGCAACAAAAACCTCAAGAAGCAAAAGCAATGATGAAAAAACACTTTAAAGCTTTGTATCAATATTGCTATAATATTTAA
- a CDS encoding RagB/SusD family nutrient uptake outer membrane protein has translation MKTVYKYLLGSLLLITACDSDLDQVPPNIASTDSLTNFDGVLNAAYFYQHGSVTPMAVMGDFRADNALMDEEPFPAFDRYNAELTVMEDQFFGPFYTAMYKSILSANNVIDNSLDETQVGEAKFLRALSYFKLVRVFGDVPVNLSPTPSTTDTSILVRQPLEDVYNNIIVPDLMDAIAALDTEIVGGRASRYAAQSLLGKVYMTRGDFGNAETQLAAVVNGAAAAGIQLQADYADIFGVDNDLNSEVIFATQISSSISDEYGFSEFWSWYGGLDTKALMPLDSDLIAAYDASEAGGDTDLRRAVNIDETLLSSPKYPQTGGPDHDWIEIRLADVQLLYAETLNENGATPAVSLAELDDIRTRAGLPVLDPVIINTQALVRQSIQDERRLELAFEGHRWFDLVRTGTAEAEMGEAINSDYFLFPIPISEILASGGVITQNPGY, from the coding sequence ATGAAAACAGTATATAAATATTTATTAGGATCGCTGCTGTTAATAACAGCATGTGATAGTGACTTAGATCAAGTTCCGCCAAATATTGCTAGTACAGACTCTTTAACAAATTTTGATGGGGTTCTTAATGCAGCATACTTTTATCAGCACGGGTCTGTAACTCCTATGGCTGTCATGGGAGATTTCAGAGCAGATAATGCATTAATGGATGAGGAGCCTTTCCCGGCTTTTGACAGGTATAATGCTGAATTAACTGTAATGGAAGATCAGTTTTTTGGACCATTTTATACAGCGATGTATAAGTCAATCTTAAGTGCAAATAACGTAATCGATAATTCACTAGATGAGACTCAAGTGGGTGAAGCTAAGTTTTTGAGAGCACTATCTTATTTTAAATTAGTAAGAGTCTTTGGAGATGTGCCAGTAAATTTATCACCTACGCCTAGTACTACTGATACCTCAATACTAGTAAGGCAACCACTCGAAGATGTGTACAACAATATCATAGTTCCAGACTTAATGGATGCTATTGCCGCTTTAGATACGGAAATAGTGGGAGGGCGAGCGTCTAGATATGCAGCACAAAGTTTATTGGGTAAAGTTTACATGACAAGAGGAGATTTTGGAAATGCTGAGACACAATTAGCAGCCGTTGTAAATGGAGCTGCAGCTGCTGGAATTCAATTGCAAGCTGATTATGCAGATATATTTGGAGTAGATAACGATTTGAATTCTGAAGTTATTTTTGCTACGCAAATTTCAAGCTCGATATCTGATGAGTATGGATTTTCAGAATTTTGGTCTTGGTATGGAGGTTTAGATACTAAAGCATTAATGCCATTAGATTCAGATTTAATTGCAGCATATGATGCTAGTGAAGCAGGAGGTGATACAGATTTGAGAAGAGCTGTAAATATAGATGAAACACTTCTCTCTTCACCAAAATATCCTCAAACAGGAGGGCCTGATCATGATTGGATCGAGATAAGACTTGCAGATGTACAATTATTATATGCCGAGACATTAAATGAAAACGGAGCTACACCAGCGGTCTCTCTTGCAGAGCTTGATGATATCAGAACAAGAGCTGGATTACCAGTGCTAGACCCTGTAATTATAAATACGCAAGCATTAGTAAGACAATCTATACAAGATGAAAGACGACTTGAATTAGCCTTTGAAGGGCACAGATGGTTTGATTTAGTAAGAACTGGAACTGCAGAAGCAGAAATGGGAGAAGCGATTAATAGTGATTACTTTTTATTCCCTATTCCAATTTCTGAAATTTTAGCAAGTGGTGGAGTAATCACCCAAAACCCAGGATATTAA
- a CDS encoding TonB-dependent receptor: MNVKTKFSLVLFLLCGVLLFGQESYIIKGTVVSDEGNAPIPGVNVAIRGTQTGASTDFDGNYQISVTSGDILQFSYVGFTTQTIAVTGQAVANVTLITDSNALDEVVVIGYGTQKKSSITGAVAKVEGGDIAAIQASRVDEALAGKLSGVLIQNQDGAPGADPKIQIRAASSINGNSSPLIVVDGYPISGSLATVNPNDIESLEVLKDAASAAIYGSRGANGVILVTTKKGKEGKAKFSYNTYASTSSRYLRDNIKSTAAEWATTLENGIANGTYDVSEVDPELLDYRLNAYKNSPDVVGIEDWLFQNGYTTSHDFSVSGGSEDVNYFASLGYQKTEGIVRTQGFERLNARMNVDAKLGDKFKTGLSFNGFTSDRDIVGHDMRDLLRAYSIHPINHTEASIAFVQQLDQQAQGLGLASFDSGYRGGDSPFNNSIYTLEVGDTAQDWHYGRSGNGIGGTGDAGPATKLNNTDRYQKTFFANVTSYFQYSILDGLNIKTVLGADIRDTEDYFWRGLEFDSRGRTNQTALDKTDVKRISTLSETTLNYSKLIGKHDISAVAGIEFQNLYTKGVALRGSNVPFGDIINYNLLDPADIAVTERDETIVRRSVFGRVNYAFDNRYLLSASVRRDGDSRFGGNNKYETFPALSVGWNVHNEGFYNSEAVSSLKVRFSTGSLGTTSDLGAYNSLSLLNPQATVLGNGFLIPADVANEDLTWQTNTETNYGIDLGFIKNRIRLSADYYTSDIENILINQSVSEVLGTTSIRLNSGDVRSSGLELELTAAVLRKEDFTINVGANLSTVNTEITDLGGLDELPQTIYGQSGRGPVFRNYVGGEIGEMWGLETNGRVEDVHIEDPSRAIDINSSEYYVVDQNGDGIIDRTKTVEEGGDLVKIGQNTPDFYWGFNAQVAYKAFDMSLQFQGAQGGDVFNIDPIYYNSEFGGRLRDSFDANGDGIADANGQFYTQSRNQLDAQVQDASYVALRNLTIGYTIDSETIRRVGVSSARVYAAATNLLYLWGDDYTSFNPEGVETSNGGYLGPTTYGVQVGASPIARSFTLGLNVNF, translated from the coding sequence ATGAATGTAAAAACTAAGTTTTCCTTAGTCCTTTTTCTTTTGTGTGGTGTCTTGCTCTTTGGGCAGGAGAGTTACATTATAAAGGGAACTGTTGTATCTGACGAAGGAAATGCTCCTATTCCTGGAGTAAATGTCGCGATTCGCGGCACGCAAACAGGCGCTTCAACTGATTTTGACGGTAACTACCAGATTTCTGTAACATCAGGAGATATTTTGCAATTCTCTTATGTAGGTTTTACTACTCAAACGATTGCGGTGACAGGTCAAGCTGTTGCAAATGTTACCTTAATTACAGATTCGAATGCTCTTGATGAAGTAGTTGTAATTGGATACGGAACTCAAAAGAAATCATCAATTACTGGTGCGGTAGCAAAAGTAGAAGGTGGTGATATAGCTGCAATTCAAGCAAGTCGAGTAGATGAGGCTCTAGCGGGTAAATTATCTGGAGTTTTAATTCAAAACCAAGACGGTGCTCCTGGTGCAGACCCAAAGATTCAAATAAGAGCAGCATCTTCTATTAATGGTAATTCAAGTCCGCTTATTGTTGTGGATGGTTATCCTATTTCTGGAAGTTTGGCAACTGTGAATCCCAATGACATAGAAAGCTTAGAGGTCCTTAAAGATGCAGCATCTGCTGCGATTTATGGTTCTAGAGGAGCAAATGGGGTAATTCTAGTTACTACTAAAAAAGGAAAAGAAGGAAAGGCTAAGTTTAGCTATAATACGTATGCAAGTACATCAAGCAGATATCTTAGAGATAATATTAAATCTACTGCTGCAGAGTGGGCGACTACACTAGAAAACGGAATAGCAAATGGAACTTATGACGTTTCTGAAGTAGATCCTGAATTGTTGGATTACCGTTTAAACGCTTATAAAAACTCACCAGATGTAGTTGGTATTGAAGACTGGCTCTTTCAAAATGGATATACTACAAGTCATGATTTTAGTGTAAGTGGTGGTAGTGAAGATGTAAACTATTTTGCTTCATTAGGTTATCAGAAAACAGAAGGTATTGTTCGAACTCAAGGTTTTGAGCGACTTAATGCAAGGATGAATGTTGATGCAAAACTTGGCGATAAGTTTAAAACAGGTTTAAGTTTTAATGGATTTACATCAGATAGAGATATTGTAGGTCATGATATGAGAGATTTATTGAGAGCTTATAGTATTCATCCTATTAATCACACAGAAGCTTCAATCGCATTTGTGCAACAGCTTGATCAGCAAGCTCAAGGATTAGGACTTGCTAGTTTCGATTCTGGATACAGAGGAGGTGATTCTCCTTTTAATAATAGTATCTATACTTTAGAGGTAGGTGATACTGCACAAGACTGGCATTATGGGCGATCTGGCAATGGTATAGGAGGAACCGGAGATGCTGGTCCAGCAACAAAACTGAACAATACAGACAGATATCAAAAAACATTTTTTGCAAATGTCACTTCTTATTTTCAATATAGTATTCTTGATGGTTTAAATATTAAAACAGTCTTAGGGGCAGATATTAGAGATACAGAAGATTACTTCTGGAGAGGTCTTGAATTTGATTCAAGAGGACGAACTAATCAAACAGCTTTAGATAAAACTGATGTTAAGAGAATCTCTACACTTAGTGAAACAACTTTAAATTACAGTAAATTGATAGGTAAGCATGATATCTCGGCAGTTGCTGGTATTGAATTTCAAAATCTGTATACTAAGGGTGTTGCTTTGAGAGGATCTAATGTTCCTTTTGGAGATATAATTAACTACAATCTCTTAGATCCTGCAGATATTGCAGTTACAGAGAGAGATGAAACTATTGTAAGAAGAAGTGTTTTTGGGCGTGTAAATTATGCGTTTGATAATCGTTATTTATTATCTGCATCCGTTAGAAGAGATGGTGATTCTAGATTTGGAGGAAATAACAAGTACGAAACTTTCCCAGCACTTTCAGTAGGATGGAATGTTCATAATGAAGGATTTTATAACTCTGAAGCTGTGAGCTCACTAAAGGTGAGATTCAGTACAGGTTCTTTAGGAACAACTTCAGATTTAGGAGCTTATAATTCATTAAGTCTTCTTAACCCTCAAGCAACAGTTTTAGGGAATGGGTTTTTAATCCCTGCAGATGTTGCAAATGAAGACCTTACATGGCAAACTAATACAGAAACTAATTATGGTATTGATTTAGGATTTATTAAAAACCGAATTAGATTAAGCGCAGATTACTATACATCGGATATTGAAAATATCTTAATTAATCAGAGTGTGTCAGAAGTTTTAGGAACAACTTCAATAAGACTCAACTCTGGAGACGTGAGAAGCTCTGGGTTAGAATTAGAACTTACGGCAGCAGTGCTTAGGAAGGAAGACTTTACTATAAATGTAGGTGCAAACCTCTCTACAGTAAACACAGAAATCACAGACTTAGGTGGTCTAGACGAATTACCACAAACTATTTATGGTCAAAGTGGAAGGGGTCCAGTATTTAGAAACTATGTAGGTGGTGAGATTGGAGAAATGTGGGGATTAGAAACTAATGGACGCGTTGAAGATGTCCATATTGAAGATCCTTCGCGTGCTATAGATATTAATAGTTCTGAATATTATGTAGTAGACCAAAATGGTGATGGGATAATAGATCGGACTAAAACTGTTGAAGAAGGTGGAGACTTAGTGAAAATTGGACAAAATACACCAGATTTCTATTGGGGCTTTAATGCTCAAGTTGCTTACAAAGCATTTGATATGTCACTCCAATTCCAAGGAGCTCAAGGAGGTGATGTGTTTAATATAGATCCTATTTACTATAATTCTGAATTTGGTGGAAGATTAAGAGATAGCTTTGACGCAAATGGTGACGGTATTGCTGATGCAAATGGACAATTTTATACACAGTCAAGAAATCAATTAGATGCACAAGTGCAAGATGCATCATACGTAGCCTTAAGAAATCTTACAATTGGGTATACGATAGATTCAGAAACTATACGTAGAGTAGGTGTAAGTTCTGCAAGAGTGTATGCGGCAGCAACAAACCTTTTATACTTATGGGGAGATGATTATACTTCTTTCAATCCAGAAGGTGTTGAAACTTCAAATGGAGGTTATTTAGGACCTACTACTTATGGAGTACAGGTAGGAGCAAGCCCGATAGCGAGAAGTTTTACGCTAGGTTTAAATGTTAATTTTTAA
- a CDS encoding cupin domain-containing protein produces MKSFGASKEFIEGNDIEWEVVGEGVKRKIMGYDDKIMLVKVHFEKGGIGPMHEHYHSQVTYVESGSFDVTINGKTKTLKGGDSFYIPPHELHGAICTEAGVLIDVFSPIREDFME; encoded by the coding sequence ATGAAATCATTTGGAGCAAGTAAAGAATTTATAGAAGGAAACGACATTGAGTGGGAAGTTGTAGGTGAAGGAGTAAAACGTAAAATAATGGGCTATGATGACAAAATCATGCTTGTGAAAGTACACTTTGAGAAGGGCGGAATAGGACCTATGCATGAGCATTATCACTCACAAGTAACATATGTAGAAAGTGGGTCTTTTGATGTGACTATTAACGGTAAGACAAAAACATTAAAAGGAGGTGATTCTTTTTACATACCACCACATGAATTACATGGAGCAATTTGTACTGAGGCAGGGGTGTTAATTGACGTATTCTCGCCAATAAGAGAAGATTTTATGGAATAG
- a CDS encoding alginate lyase family protein, producing MKLISRNTALIVGITLSTLLVSCDEQAASKDTSVATMSSANPNVVLTATVVDDIRAKLGSVPLFDNSLAVAKQEVDAAMEKGIQVPIPKDMAGGYTHTQHKLNYTILHKAGVIFQLTGEEKYAQYTRDVLMKYAEMYPSLPRHPQERSYSRGKIFWQCLNDANWLVHMSQAYDAIRSWIPEEDRETLDTELFRPFADFLSVETPQFFNRIHNHSTWGTVAVGMIGLVMDDDELVDRALYGIKNDSISATAMDNDGGLIKAEGQKTGFLANLDEPFSPDGYYTEGPYYQRYAMYPFLAFAKALETKKPTLKIFEYNGGVLIKAVDALLNLTDEDGEFFPLNDGQKGMSYNTSSLVSAVDIAYYYGNQDARLLSVAQQQGQVELDITGLAVAQAIEAGKAIPFTKESVLLHDGPKGNQGGVAILRANHESGTTALVMKNASHGLSHGHFDKLSYSLYEDGEEILQDYGLARFVNVEQKNGGGYLKENTTWAKQTIAHNTVVIDETSHFKGSFKESSKHHPEIIIFDTNDKNLQVVSATENNAYPGTKITRTMMMLTPEGSSKPYIIDINLIKSDQAHQIDLPFYYHGQVIYTGFDVEAPGELRPLGTGNGYQHIWKEATGTPKEASSQFTWLNNNKFYSVTTLSDSKDTFILGRVGANDPSFNLRRDPMFIHRKTGVKNAVYAQVLESHGTYNAVTEKAQDAYASVASITQEQAPEGYVAIKITMQSGEEQLVVLVDNAFAKAQHSITISNQTYTWKGSYTLKQIKN from the coding sequence ATGAAATTAATTAGCAGAAATACGGCTCTTATAGTTGGTATCACACTTTCGACCTTACTGGTTTCTTGTGATGAGCAGGCAGCTAGTAAAGACACATCGGTTGCTACTATGAGTAGTGCAAACCCAAATGTAGTACTTACCGCAACTGTGGTTGATGATATTAGAGCTAAGTTGGGAAGTGTTCCGTTGTTTGATAATTCGCTAGCTGTAGCAAAACAAGAAGTAGATGCAGCTATGGAAAAAGGGATACAAGTGCCTATCCCAAAAGATATGGCTGGAGGTTATACCCACACACAGCATAAATTAAATTATACCATACTTCATAAGGCAGGAGTGATTTTTCAGCTCACGGGAGAAGAGAAATATGCACAGTATACGAGAGATGTATTAATGAAATATGCAGAGATGTATCCTTCATTACCACGTCATCCACAAGAGCGATCATATTCTCGTGGGAAGATATTCTGGCAATGCCTCAATGATGCAAACTGGCTAGTGCATATGAGCCAAGCTTATGACGCCATACGTAGTTGGATACCAGAAGAAGATCGTGAGACACTTGATACAGAGCTATTTCGTCCTTTTGCAGATTTTCTGTCTGTAGAAACACCACAATTTTTTAACCGTATACATAATCACAGCACTTGGGGAACTGTTGCTGTAGGTATGATAGGTTTAGTGATGGATGATGATGAGCTTGTAGATCGAGCATTGTACGGCATTAAAAACGATAGTATTTCGGCAACCGCGATGGATAATGATGGAGGCCTCATAAAGGCTGAAGGTCAAAAAACAGGTTTTCTTGCAAATCTAGACGAACCTTTTTCACCAGATGGCTATTATACAGAAGGACCGTATTATCAGCGATATGCGATGTATCCTTTTTTAGCTTTCGCGAAAGCGTTAGAAACCAAAAAACCAACCCTTAAAATATTTGAATACAACGGCGGAGTTTTAATAAAAGCAGTAGATGCATTACTTAACCTCACCGATGAAGATGGTGAATTTTTCCCTCTTAATGATGGTCAAAAAGGAATGTCTTACAACACTTCTTCCTTAGTATCTGCAGTGGATATTGCTTATTACTATGGAAATCAAGATGCACGTTTACTATCGGTAGCGCAGCAGCAAGGACAAGTAGAGCTTGATATTACCGGTCTTGCAGTAGCACAGGCAATTGAGGCGGGTAAAGCAATCCCATTCACAAAGGAGTCTGTTTTACTACATGACGGTCCAAAAGGCAATCAAGGTGGTGTTGCCATTTTAAGAGCAAACCATGAGTCTGGCACTACCGCCCTCGTAATGAAGAACGCGAGTCACGGGCTTAGTCATGGGCATTTTGATAAACTCTCTTATTCTCTTTACGAGGATGGGGAGGAGATATTACAAGATTATGGTCTAGCGCGTTTTGTAAATGTCGAACAAAAGAATGGTGGCGGTTATCTAAAAGAAAATACGACATGGGCAAAACAGACCATTGCTCATAATACCGTAGTGATTGATGAGACATCACATTTTAAAGGTAGTTTCAAGGAAAGCTCAAAGCATCATCCTGAGATTATCATTTTTGATACAAATGATAAAAACCTACAAGTAGTAAGCGCTACAGAAAATAACGCGTATCCTGGAACGAAGATTACACGTACTATGATGATGTTAACACCAGAAGGTAGTAGCAAGCCATACATCATAGATATTAACCTAATAAAGAGTGACCAAGCGCATCAAATAGACTTGCCATTTTACTATCATGGGCAGGTGATTTATACTGGTTTTGATGTAGAAGCACCGGGAGAATTACGACCGCTAGGAACTGGAAATGGCTATCAACATATATGGAAGGAAGCTACTGGTACTCCTAAGGAAGCCAGTAGCCAGTTTACATGGCTTAACAACAACAAGTTTTATAGCGTCACCACACTTTCAGATAGTAAGGATACTTTTATTCTTGGACGTGTAGGAGCAAATGACCCATCGTTTAACCTACGTAGAGATCCTATGTTTATACATCGTAAAACGGGAGTGAAAAATGCAGTGTACGCTCAAGTACTAGAGTCTCATGGTACATATAATGCGGTTACAGAAAAAGCGCAAGATGCATATGCATCTGTGGCATCTATAACTCAAGAACAAGCACCAGAAGGATATGTGGCTATAAAAATCACTATGCAATCTGGAGAGGAGCAACTTGTGGTGTTAGTAGATAACGCTTTCGCGAAAGCGCAACACTCCATTACTATATCAAATCAAACATACACCTGGAAGGGTAGTTATACATTAAAACAAATTAAAAACTAA